The following coding sequences are from one bacterium window:
- a CDS encoding aldehyde dehydrogenase family protein: protein MKIVNPANGETLRLLVADEVATIEAKYRSLREGQKAWAARPLKERIGLLDAFGGLLGRNKEELAKTLSLEIGKPIRESRNEIDGAMGRVRYFVENSEKWLSPETVNESPGVQVTREVLAFEPLGVIANISAWNYPYLIAMNVIVPALIAGNAVLYKPSEFSTLTGQYIQHLLFKAGVPEDAFQAVIGAAAAGQALLKLPLDGFFFTGSYKIGRSIAQSLAGRMIPVVLELGGKDPLYVADDVDVEKAAAMAAEGAFYNAGQSCCAVERIYVHEKIHDAFLEALVAETRKLKLGDPLEEATTLGPVTREAHLKVLEGQVWDAVARGAALKTGGHAMDVPGNFFEPTVLAEVDHTMSVMKEETFGPVIGIQKVKDDEEALRLMADTEYGLTAAVFSKSEERAKAILEKLDVGTGYWNCYDRVSPWLPWSGRRNSGMGTTLSYLGIHAFVKTKGYHLRA, encoded by the coding sequence ATGAAGATCGTCAATCCCGCGAACGGCGAGACGCTGCGTCTCCTCGTGGCCGACGAGGTTGCGACAATCGAAGCCAAGTACCGCTCGCTGCGGGAGGGCCAAAAGGCGTGGGCGGCGCGCCCGCTTAAGGAACGGATCGGCCTCCTGGACGCGTTCGGCGGACTGTTGGGCCGCAACAAGGAAGAGCTCGCCAAGACGCTTTCACTCGAGATCGGAAAACCCATTCGGGAATCCCGAAACGAAATCGACGGCGCCATGGGGCGCGTCCGCTACTTCGTTGAAAATTCGGAGAAATGGCTGTCGCCGGAGACGGTGAACGAGTCCCCGGGAGTCCAGGTCACGCGCGAGGTCCTGGCGTTCGAGCCCTTGGGCGTGATCGCCAACATCTCCGCCTGGAACTACCCGTACCTGATTGCCATGAATGTGATCGTTCCGGCGCTGATCGCCGGCAACGCCGTTCTCTACAAGCCTTCGGAGTTCTCCACGCTGACGGGCCAGTACATCCAGCATCTGCTCTTCAAGGCGGGAGTACCCGAGGACGCGTTCCAGGCCGTGATCGGCGCCGCGGCGGCGGGGCAGGCTTTGCTGAAGCTCCCCTTGGACGGTTTCTTCTTCACGGGCTCTTACAAGATCGGCCGGTCGATCGCCCAGTCATTGGCGGGTCGGATGATCCCCGTCGTTTTGGAGCTGGGCGGCAAGGACCCCCTCTACGTGGCGGACGACGTCGACGTGGAAAAGGCCGCCGCCATGGCGGCGGAGGGCGCCTTTTACAACGCGGGCCAGAGCTGTTGCGCGGTGGAACGGATCTACGTCCATGAAAAGATCCACGATGCCTTTCTCGAGGCCCTGGTCGCGGAGACGAGGAAACTGAAACTGGGAGACCCCCTGGAGGAGGCGACCACGCTGGGCCCCGTGACGCGGGAGGCGCATCTCAAGGTTTTGGAAGGGCAGGTGTGGGACGCGGTGGCCCGCGGCGCGGCCCTGAAGACGGGGGGGCATGCCATGGACGTCCCGGGAAATTTCTTCGAGCCGACCGTCCTGGCGGAGGTGGACCATACGATGAGCGTGATGAAGGAAGAAACCTTCGGGCCGGTGATTGGGATTCAGAAGGTGAAGGATGATGAGGAGGCCTTACGGCTCATGGCCGATACGGAGTACGGGCTGACGGCGGCGGTTTTTTCGAAGAGCGAGGAAAGGGCGAAAGCGATCTTGGAAAAACTCGACGTCGGCACCGGCTATTGGAATTGCTACGACCGGGTCAGTCCGTGGCTCCCTTGGTCGGGGCGGAGGAATTCGGGGATGGGGACGACGCTTTCGTATTTGGGGATTCATGCGTTTGTGAAAACGAAGGGGTATCATTTGAGGGCGTAG
- a CDS encoding gamma-glutamyl-gamma-aminobutyrate hydrolase family protein (Members of this family of hydrolases with an active site Cys residue belong to MEROPS family C26.): MTDRIRIGVSAVLIHPDPQNPASGRKTVAGLLSDMARYLSRPGVTPYLIPDLDPDPLQEMLAEMDGFVLQGGADISPKTYNQPHLDEGRWPGDPLRDHYELKILDYAVANDKPVLGICRGCQLINVYFGGTLYQDLRTEMGDNLAHRDSDLYDRSHHPILFEPGGLLAEIYPYDNGHRVNSVHHQGIRELGKDLKVEARSPEDGLVESVSYKDLRRKFVVGVQWHPEFSHTLKEQIIPPEPLYERFLQEVKARKHS; this comes from the coding sequence ATGACGGACAGGATCCGCATCGGCGTCTCCGCCGTCCTCATCCATCCGGACCCCCAAAATCCGGCGTCCGGCCGCAAGACCGTCGCCGGTCTGTTGAGCGACATGGCCCGCTATTTGAGCCGCCCCGGCGTGACGCCGTATCTGATTCCCGACCTCGACCCGGACCCCCTCCAAGAAATGTTGGCCGAGATGGACGGATTCGTCCTGCAAGGAGGCGCCGACATTTCGCCAAAGACCTACAACCAACCGCACTTGGACGAGGGCCGGTGGCCGGGCGACCCGCTCCGGGATCATTACGAGCTCAAGATCCTCGACTATGCGGTGGCCAACGACAAGCCAGTGCTGGGGATCTGCCGCGGCTGCCAGTTGATCAACGTCTATTTCGGCGGGACGCTTTATCAGGACTTAAGGACGGAGATGGGCGACAACCTCGCACACCGTGACTCCGACCTCTACGACCGCTCCCATCATCCGATCCTCTTCGAGCCGGGCGGACTGCTCGCCGAGATTTACCCGTACGACAACGGGCATCGGGTGAACTCGGTGCATCATCAGGGCATCCGTGAGCTGGGCAAGGACCTGAAGGTGGAGGCGCGTTCCCCGGAGGACGGGCTTGTGGAATCCGTCTCCTACAAGGACTTGAGGCGCAAGTTCGTGGTCGGCGTCCAGTGGCACCCGGAGTTCTCGCATACGCTCAAGGAGCAGATCATCCCCCCGGAACCCCTCTATGAGCGCTTCCTCCAGGAAGTGAAGGCGAGGAAGCATTCATGA